The Mesomycoplasma ovipneumoniae genome window below encodes:
- a CDS encoding pseudouridine synthase, whose translation MKTVRIHKFLSQMGIASRRKAEILINEKRIKINGQFAQIGQKISDLDVVEFDGQKINKKPKIVWYALNKPKNYITSRTDPQNRPTIMEFFDKNSYLFPVGRLDFETTGLILVTNDGETSNKLLHPSSKIQRTYLVKTDFNLNDEEINFLNNNEIYLDNVKSVQKVQKVASRTYIVKIWQGSNHHVKKIFISVSKKVLMLRRLSFATIELGNLKPGEKRKLSQAEILSLKNIF comes from the coding sequence ATGAAAACAGTTAGAATTCATAAATTTTTATCACAAATGGGAATTGCTTCCAGACGAAAAGCCGAAATATTAATCAATGAAAAACGAATAAAAATTAATGGCCAATTTGCACAAATAGGTCAAAAAATTTCTGACCTTGATGTTGTTGAGTTTGACGGTCAAAAAATAAATAAAAAACCAAAAATCGTCTGGTATGCGCTAAACAAACCAAAAAATTATATTACAAGTCGAACTGATCCACAAAATAGGCCGACAATAATGGAATTTTTTGATAAAAATTCCTATTTGTTTCCAGTAGGACGGTTGGATTTTGAAACAACTGGACTAATTTTAGTAACAAATGATGGCGAAACTAGCAATAAATTACTTCATCCTAGTTCAAAAATTCAGAGAACATATTTAGTCAAAACTGATTTTAATTTAAATGATGAGGAAATCAATTTTTTGAATAACAATGAAATTTATTTAGATAATGTAAAATCTGTTCAAAAAGTTCAAAAAGTTGCCTCACGGACATATATTGTCAAAATTTGACAAGGTTCCAACCATCATGTTAAAAAAATTTTTATCTCTGTTTCCAAAAAAGTACTTATGCTCCGAAGATTAAGTTTTGCTACTATTGAACTTGGAAATTTAAAGCCAGGTGAAAAACGCAAGTTGTCTCAAGCCGAAATTTTGTCACTAAAGAATATTT
- a CDS encoding iron-sulfur cluster assembly scaffold protein, translated as MYNDFIIRRNIIVDANEKFKEKKRICKSTNSEMNNNCDDWAQLDLEIIGQKIKKIQFCASGCALLLASCYLFEKILINKTINEAQILLENYEEMIKSQKIIPILEDLNALFMVKSHPNRVICISIPLFLLQKQIKNHENS; from the coding sequence TTGTATAATGATTTTATTATTCGACGAAATATTATTGTCGATGCTAATGAAAAATTCAAAGAAAAAAAACGAATTTGTAAGTCAACAAACTCTGAAATGAATAATAACTGTGATGATTGGGCGCAGTTAGACTTAGAAATTATTGGGCAAAAAATTAAAAAAATACAATTTTGCGCTTCAGGTTGCGCTCTTTTGCTCGCAAGTTGTTATTTATTTGAAAAAATTTTAATTAATAAAACCATAAATGAAGCGCAAATTTTGCTTGAAAATTATGAAGAAATGATTAAATCTCAAAAAATTATCCCAATTTTAGAAGATTTAAATGCGCTTTTTATGGTTAAAAGTCACCCAAACCGAGTAATTTGTATTAGTATTCCTTTGTTTTTGTTACAAAAACAAATTAAAAATCATGAAAACAGTTAG
- a CDS encoding cysteine desulfurase produces the protein MTNYKQFFPFLNKVTYLDSAAMTQKPISVIEKINHFYTNCAVNTHSSNSKIAFENLQILNQTREKIAKLIDGLPDEIIFTSGTTESINLFANMIKKFIRKGDEILLSPLNHSSNLLVWVKIAQKVGAKIVYSTKIIDKISPKTAIIALSQANNSILVDLDLAKIWEKALKNCAFVINDATQSINFQKVSMNFCHALAFSSNKFYGPTGLGVLAIKNYLMEELEPVKFGGGIIRKFDNKNLLFYNDYRKFEAGTLNFAAIWGLNAAIDFINKIGIETIYKKIRILADYLYEKLEKIDDIEIFSKKGDHIVIFNIKGFSAQDVASYLGNNDIYVRSGNFCVPLLKKVLKNDSFIRVSLGFYNDFADIDNLIANLEEKRFLDFV, from the coding sequence ATGACTAATTATAAACAGTTTTTCCCTTTTTTAAATAAGGTAACTTATTTAGATTCTGCCGCAATGACGCAAAAACCAATATCTGTAATTGAAAAAATTAACCATTTTTACACAAATTGTGCTGTTAATACACACTCATCAAATTCAAAAATCGCCTTTGAAAATTTACAGATTTTAAATCAAACTCGTGAAAAAATTGCAAAATTAATTGATGGTCTTCCCGATGAAATTATTTTTACTTCTGGAACAACAGAATCGATAAATCTTTTTGCCAACATGATTAAAAAATTCATAAGAAAGGGAGATGAAATTTTGTTGTCACCTTTAAATCATTCTTCAAATTTACTTGTTTGAGTCAAAATTGCTCAAAAGGTGGGCGCAAAAATTGTTTATAGCACAAAAATAATTGACAAAATTTCACCAAAAACAGCTATTATTGCTTTAAGCCAAGCGAATAATTCAATTTTAGTTGATCTAGATTTAGCTAAAATTTGAGAAAAAGCTTTAAAAAACTGCGCTTTTGTAATAAATGATGCAACACAATCAATAAACTTTCAAAAAGTTAGTATGAATTTTTGCCACGCATTGGCTTTTAGTTCTAATAAATTTTACGGCCCAACTGGATTAGGTGTGCTTGCAATAAAAAATTATTTGATGGAAGAACTAGAACCTGTAAAATTTGGAGGGGGAATAATTAGAAAATTTGACAACAAAAATTTGCTTTTTTATAATGATTATCGCAAATTTGAAGCAGGAACACTAAATTTTGCTGCAATTTGGGGCTTAAATGCCGCTATTGATTTTATAAATAAAATCGGAATTGAAACAATTTATAAAAAAATTAGAATTTTGGCCGATTATTTATATGAAAAATTAGAAAAAATTGATGATATTGAAATTTTTTCTAAAAAAGGCGACCATATTGTAATTTTCAATATCAAAGGTTTTAGCGCTCAAGATGTTGCATCGTACCTAGGAAATAACGATATTTATGTGCGAAGTGGGAATTTTTGTGTTCCGTTACTAAAAAAAGTACTAAAAAATGATAGTTTCATCAGAGTTTCGCTTGGTTTTTATAATGATTTTGCTGATATTGACAACTTGATTGCCAACTTAGAAGAAAAGAGGTTTTTAGATTTTGTATAA
- a CDS encoding TlyA family RNA methyltransferase codes for MNLLSKILSMGFEKAESLIKTGHVKVNNKICLLPAYKIKNLDQVTVEIKEKYVSRGAIKLLWAYEKFGLDFNDKIVLDIGSSKGGFTQICLQKGAKKVFALDSGLNQLDYSLRIDPRVSVKEKTNIKYITSDFFDEKIDIIVCDVSFISLKIVVSVVKNLLKKGQSFIALFKPQFEASSKYVQKGGYVLPEFHEFLINRLVEFAKNDFDFVNSTKSPIKGLKSKNIEYFLHFIKKND; via the coding sequence ATGAACCTACTTAGTAAAATTCTAAGCATGGGTTTTGAAAAAGCCGAGTCATTAATTAAAACTGGTCATGTAAAAGTCAATAATAAAATATGCCTTCTTCCAGCATATAAAATTAAAAATTTAGACCAAGTGACAGTTGAAATAAAAGAAAAATATGTCTCACGCGGCGCCATAAAACTGCTTTGAGCTTACGAAAAATTTGGACTTGATTTTAATGACAAAATTGTTCTAGACATTGGGTCTTCTAAAGGTGGTTTTACACAAATTTGCCTTCAAAAAGGCGCAAAAAAAGTTTTTGCTCTTGATTCAGGTTTGAACCAATTAGATTATTCTTTAAGAATTGATCCTAGAGTTTCAGTAAAAGAAAAAACCAACATTAAATATATTACAAGCGATTTTTTTGATGAAAAAATCGACATAATTGTTTGCGATGTTTCCTTTATTAGTCTTAAAATTGTTGTTAGTGTTGTAAAAAATTTGTTAAAAAAAGGGCAAAGTTTTATTGCTTTATTTAAACCTCAATTTGAGGCTAGCTCAAAATATGTCCAAAAAGGCGGTTATGTTTTACCTGAATTTCATGAGTTTTTAATTAACAGACTTGTTGAATTTGCTAAAAACGACTTTGATTTTGTTAATTCAACTAAATCACCAATTAAAGGACTAAAATCAAAAAATATAGAGTATTTTTTGCATTTTATCAAGAAAAATGACTAA
- a CDS encoding transcription antitermination protein NusB — translation MNHLNNKYSPKNQKYRNKKKNTHHYFDPEAKEFAHVLQKQRSLFESSLDCYSTKNLLDNLSQNETEDGLTHSDILRAPSCQHNSNLTKITYENRAFCSNSESINHQNKHLKNSEALDENQCLEFQSLSKQRIKRMANISIIYGSQLFDQNIDIDEIKNKYFEVTFDQLKILTFVKKNYVFLKKVITLQLKSNWSWDRILPLIRSILLLGAAELFFQPRRIIFNEAIEITKIFSIEGGDEFSFVNAVLQKVYNYYENKNLLRPQK, via the coding sequence ATGAATCATTTAAACAACAAATATTCACCAAAAAATCAAAAATATAGGAATAAGAAAAAAAATACTCATCATTATTTTGATCCAGAAGCAAAGGAATTTGCGCACGTTTTACAAAAGCAACGCTCTCTTTTTGAAAGTTCGCTCGACTGCTATAGTACTAAAAATTTGCTTGATAATTTAAGTCAAAATGAAACTGAAGACGGCCTAACACACTCAGACATCTTGAGAGCTCCAAGTTGTCAACACAACAGTAATTTAACGAAAATAACCTATGAAAATCGAGCTTTTTGCTCAAATAGTGAGTCAATAAATCACCAAAATAAGCATCTTAAAAACTCTGAAGCCCTCGATGAAAATCAGTGTCTTGAGTTCCAAAGTCTATCCAAACAGCGAATTAAAAGAATGGCTAATATTTCAATTATTTATGGCTCACAACTTTTTGATCAAAATATTGACATTGATGAAATAAAAAATAAATATTTTGAAGTGACTTTTGATCAGTTAAAAATTCTTACTTTTGTCAAGAAAAATTATGTTTTTTTGAAAAAAGTTATTACATTACAGTTAAAATCTAATTGAAGTTGAGATAGAATATTGCCATTAATTCGATCAATTTTGCTTTTGGGGGCTGCTGAATTATTTTTCCAACCTCGCCGAATTATTTTTAATGAGGCTATTGAAATCACTAAAATTTTTAGCATTGAAGGTGGCGATGAATTTAGCTTTGTAAATGCTGTTTTGCAAAAAGTATACAATTATTATGAAAACAAGAATCTTCTTAGACCTCAAAAATAA
- a CDS encoding phosphopentomutase — MEQYKFNRIFLIVTDSLGIGDDGFQDSFGDSGANTLYCVSKTGELKIPFWKKMGISNVAKIENSGKINKEPLAYVSKIIVKSKAKDTLAGHWEMMGIETLKPNPNFDQGFPNELIRELEKAFDNREIIGNKSISGTVILSELGQKSIDEGKIIVYTSPDSTLQICGHEEKLGLENLYRYAKAARKICSSKPEWNVARVIARPYIGQNGKFTRTFNRHDYANTPPKSILDRLQQKGIETIGVGKIGDIFSKQGLDTIFGPDSDENNMDIAIEIASKSTKNQFIFVNLVEFDSSYGHRRDIMGYCQNLNNFDIKLAKLVNALKEDDLLIVSSDHGNDPCFPGTNHTREALPLTIFSKKFTSKSKKLKNPVDSLATIGNIIARNFQVELAEIGEDIFDSLE, encoded by the coding sequence ATGGAACAATACAAATTTAATCGCATTTTCTTAATAGTAACCGACTCGCTTGGAATTGGTGATGATGGTTTCCAAGACTCATTTGGCGATTCGGGCGCAAATACTTTATATTGTGTTTCAAAAACTGGTGAATTAAAAATTCCTTTTTGAAAAAAAATGGGAATTTCTAATGTGGCTAAAATTGAAAATAGTGGCAAAATAAATAAAGAACCACTTGCTTATGTTTCAAAAATTATTGTAAAATCAAAAGCCAAAGACACACTAGCGGGTCATTGAGAAATGATGGGAATTGAAACTCTTAAGCCTAACCCAAATTTTGATCAGGGTTTTCCTAATGAACTAATAAGAGAGCTCGAAAAAGCCTTTGATAATCGAGAAATTATTGGCAATAAATCAATTAGTGGAACTGTGATTTTGTCAGAATTAGGACAAAAATCTATCGATGAGGGCAAAATAATTGTCTATACCTCACCTGATTCCACTCTACAAATTTGTGGTCATGAAGAAAAATTAGGGCTTGAAAATCTATATCGCTATGCAAAAGCTGCAAGAAAAATTTGTTCCTCAAAGCCAGAATGAAACGTTGCTCGCGTTATTGCTCGCCCTTATATTGGCCAAAACGGAAAATTTACACGCACTTTTAATAGACATGACTATGCAAATACACCGCCAAAATCAATTCTTGACAGATTACAGCAAAAAGGAATTGAAACTATAGGAGTCGGTAAAATTGGTGATATTTTTTCAAAACAGGGGCTTGATACAATTTTTGGACCTGACAGTGATGAAAATAATATGGATATAGCAATTGAGATTGCCTCCAAATCCACAAAAAATCAATTTATTTTTGTGAATTTGGTTGAATTTGACTCAAGTTATGGTCACCGTCGTGATATTATGGGATATTGCCAAAATTTAAATAATTTTGACATTAAACTAGCAAAATTAGTAAATGCTTTAAAAGAGGATGACTTATTAATTGTTTCTTCTGATCACGGAAATGACCCTTGTTTTCCCGGCACAAATCATACCCGCGAGGCACTACCACTAACAATTTTTTCAAAAAAATTCACATCAAAGTCAAAAAAATTAAAAAATCCTGTTGATTCACTTGCAACTATCGGGAACATAATTGCCAGAAATTTTCAAGTTGAGCTAGCAGAAATAGGTGAAGATATTTTTGACTCTTTAGAATAA
- a CDS encoding Mbov_0121 family peptidase domain-containing ABC transporter, translating into MKVFLQKDLKDCGLAVLQSIYHFFYDKKISINSLKTKAFYSNDGINIANLERLAKEFGIILESYGGPYENLKNLEIVKPTIILIKTGDLNHYVLLTKVKKSKFEIIDPLKGKLKIKTETMAKIFQNVVIFAQKDPEYKRSKVKDKSWNNWWFFLESKSNWYLIFLFFITAVSNFLSSLFMKTIIDKVLPQQDIGLVIKVSIFFAWIVIWRILQDIIKKIYIHKIELKIEKDIFDRFFNALKTGKNFQLLKLDNHDYIRRINLIPSFAAFSASFYYHIFNEVITFLISFFILLWIDIKILGLIIGIGIIYLFISIIVRKSISKNHQFLMEDQLNSLTSTNDMIFSLENLKHDDVYKNLKHQFDEKYYRYKKSEFNIWKKESYLSSFNNFLFSIAPILIVVISSFWIFDKKLSIGELLLFLSFFSFFINPLSSFVNIVTNLPIFLKEFELLNFVLNIEKETTGKYHQKISDIKLKDLSVSYYKNKTLFYIEKMQIKENLHIIGKNGSGKSTFLRLLNQEIVYNGDFLINNLDLKYYDQNELRKRICYIKSQNYFPNISVLSFITNENPEKIQNLINNFQRFDIQEMLYEWQISLDSKFVNNGSNFSSGQKQIIAILQLLTKDFDLILLDEAFENIDEKNFEFLKKVISNYQKNAMFIEISHSKRYVIEQGETFDIKDISKQ; encoded by the coding sequence ATGAAAGTATTTTTGCAAAAGGATTTAAAAGATTGTGGATTGGCGGTTCTTCAATCAATTTATCATTTCTTTTATGATAAAAAAATATCAATAAACTCTTTAAAAACAAAAGCTTTTTATTCAAATGATGGGATAAACATCGCTAATTTAGAGCGATTAGCAAAGGAATTTGGAATTATTCTTGAATCCTACGGGGGTCCTTATGAGAATTTAAAAAATTTAGAGATCGTAAAACCAACAATTATTTTAATTAAAACTGGTGATTTAAATCATTATGTTTTATTGACAAAAGTAAAAAAATCAAAATTTGAAATTATTGATCCCTTAAAAGGAAAATTAAAAATTAAAACTGAAACAATGGCAAAAATTTTCCAAAATGTTGTAATTTTTGCCCAAAAAGATCCTGAGTATAAAAGATCAAAAGTAAAAGATAAATCATGGAATAATTGGTGGTTTTTCCTTGAGTCAAAAAGTAATTGATATCTTATTTTTTTATTTTTTATAACTGCAGTTAGTAATTTTTTATCTTCATTATTCATGAAAACAATAATTGACAAGGTTTTGCCACAGCAAGACATTGGCCTTGTTATAAAAGTGAGTATTTTCTTTGCTTGGATTGTAATTTGGCGAATTTTACAGGATATTATTAAAAAAATATATATTCACAAAATTGAACTAAAAATCGAAAAAGATATTTTTGACCGTTTTTTTAATGCACTAAAAACAGGTAAAAATTTTCAACTTTTAAAATTAGACAATCATGATTACATTAGAAGAATTAATTTAATTCCAAGTTTTGCAGCTTTTTCAGCCAGTTTTTATTATCATATTTTTAATGAGGTTATTACTTTTTTAATTTCATTTTTTATATTGTTGTGGATAGATATTAAAATTTTGGGCTTAATTATTGGAATAGGCATAATTTACCTTTTTATTAGCATAATTGTGCGAAAAAGTATTTCAAAAAATCACCAATTTTTAATGGAAGACCAACTAAATAGTCTCACAAGCACAAATGACATGATTTTTTCGCTTGAAAATTTAAAGCACGATGATGTTTATAAAAATTTAAAACATCAATTCGATGAAAAATATTACCGTTATAAAAAGTCAGAATTCAATATTTGGAAAAAAGAAAGTTATTTATCTAGTTTTAATAATTTTCTTTTTTCGATAGCGCCAATTTTAATTGTGGTTATTTCCTCTTTTTGGATTTTTGATAAAAAATTATCAATTGGTGAATTACTGCTTTTTTTAAGTTTTTTTAGTTTTTTTATTAATCCGCTCTCTTCATTTGTTAATATAGTCACTAACTTGCCAATTTTTTTAAAGGAATTTGAGCTTTTAAATTTTGTACTTAATATTGAAAAAGAGACAACCGGCAAATATCACCAAAAAATTTCAGATATAAAGTTAAAAGATTTAAGCGTGAGTTATTATAAAAATAAGACGCTTTTTTATATTGAAAAAATGCAAATAAAAGAAAATTTGCACATAATTGGAAAAAATGGAAGCGGAAAGTCTACATTTTTACGACTTTTAAATCAGGAAATTGTTTATAACGGTGATTTTTTAATTAATAATCTTGATTTAAAATATTATGATCAAAACGAGTTGCGCAAGAGAATTTGCTACATAAAATCACAAAATTATTTCCCTAACATTAGTGTTCTTTCCTTTATAACAAATGAAAATCCTGAAAAAATTCAGAATTTGATTAATAATTTTCAACGGTTTGACATTCAAGAAATGCTTTATGAATGGCAAATTTCCCTTGATTCAAAATTTGTTAACAATGGCTCAAATTTTTCAAGTGGACAAAAGCAAATAATCGCAATTTTGCAACTTTTAACTAAGGATTTCGACTTAATTTTATTAGATGAGGCTTTTGAAAATATCGATGAAAAAAATTTCGAATTTTTAAAGAAAGTAATTTCCAATTACCAAAAAAATGCAATGTTTATCGAGATCTCTCATTCAAAAAGATATGTAATTGAACAAGGAGAAACTTTTGACATCAAAGATATATCAAAACAATAA
- a CDS encoding MAG1140 family protein has protein sequence MTSKIYQNNKITIIISVFLLILMGASFYYFFQIKTYRTVNFILEIDEKHKTFTTINSDIYYLMDKDSFAQFQFQDQVVRLEITKIVNVKQNEFVVEFTKSLLLKPKTQLPAVLFLKNTGNFLDLFTK, from the coding sequence TTGACATCAAAGATATATCAAAACAATAAGATAACAATAATAATTAGTGTCTTTTTGCTAATTTTGATGGGCGCAAGTTTTTACTATTTTTTTCAAATAAAAACTTATAGGACCGTTAATTTTATTTTAGAAATTGATGAAAAACATAAAACATTTACAACAATAAATTCAGACATATATTATTTAATGGATAAAGATTCATTTGCCCAGTTTCAATTCCAGGACCAAGTAGTTAGACTTGAAATTACAAAAATCGTTAATGTAAAACAGAATGAATTTGTTGTTGAGTTCACGAAATCACTGTTATTAAAACCAAAAACTCAATTGCCGGCCGTTCTTTTTTTAAAAAATACAGGTAATTTTTTGGATCTTTTTACAAAATAG
- the ybeY gene encoding rRNA maturation RNase YbeY → MKILINFENQSKVKFKFLKLFKKIFEIFAKNENLQGEINLDLMLISEKKAQKLALKFKNKDYVPDVLSFPSGLKIEENNLQIHFLGEIFMTPSKIQKQAKDYNHTQKREFSYLFVHSLYHLLGLDHDNDENNKFMHEKVENILKNLEIFR, encoded by the coding sequence GTGAAAATTCTAATTAATTTCGAAAATCAAAGTAAGGTTAAGTTTAAATTTTTAAAGTTGTTTAAAAAAATTTTTGAAATTTTTGCAAAAAATGAAAATTTACAAGGTGAAATTAATCTAGATTTGATGCTAATAAGTGAAAAAAAAGCCCAAAAACTAGCCCTTAAATTCAAAAACAAAGATTATGTTCCTGATGTTTTATCATTTCCAAGTGGTTTAAAAATCGAAGAAAATAATTTGCAAATTCATTTTTTAGGCGAAATTTTTATGACACCATCAAAAATTCAAAAGCAAGCAAAAGACTATAATCACACCCAAAAACGCGAATTTTCATACCTTTTTGTTCATAGCCTTTATCATTTACTAGGTTTGGATCATGACAATGATGAAAATAATAAATTTATGCACGAAAAAGTGGAAAACATTTTAAAAAATTTGGAGATTTTTCGCTAA
- the cdd gene encoding cytidine deaminase — protein sequence MEQIFESLKKLSKNSYCPYSNFPVASILLTKQEHTFEGINVENAVYPAGICAERVAIFQAITQGVNPENFKEIHIYSPKSSKFIVPCGQCLQVFVEFFSENVSIFLYNSKAESVEKKLNQLLPLQFKKDFL from the coding sequence ATGGAACAAATATTTGAATCCCTAAAAAAACTAAGCAAAAATTCCTACTGTCCTTATTCTAATTTTCCAGTAGCCTCAATTTTACTAACAAAACAAGAGCACACTTTTGAAGGTATTAATGTTGAAAATGCCGTTTATCCTGCAGGAATTTGCGCCGAAAGAGTAGCGATATTTCAGGCAATTACCCAAGGAGTTAATCCTGAAAATTTTAAAGAAATTCACATTTATAGCCCAAAATCTAGTAAATTTATTGTCCCTTGTGGTCAATGTTTACAAGTTTTTGTTGAATTTTTTTCTGAAAATGTTAGTATTTTTCTTTATAATTCAAAAGCAGAATCTGTTGAGAAAAAATTAAATCAACTTCTCCCCTTGCAATTTAAAAAGGATTTTTTATAA
- the era gene encoding GTPase Era: METKTCFVAVIGRPNSGKSSLINSIVQFPVSIVSLKAQTTRDAINAIYNKDNLQIVFVDTPGFHNKINNLSNSLNFAINSTLEGIDLVLFLHPVNEPIDEDTQAFAKKLSDIKNKIAIITKTDIEDDEFNFESQSQKMKEFEFEFDSILPFSTNFDDLRTNLLAQIEKYAYPSNHFFNNLDVTDQSSRFFAKEIIRKQILLNVDDEIPHQTAVVIDNFDESEKNCIRIDATIYVGRKSHLPIIIGKAGAVLGQIGTNARKELEEIFGKKVVLKNRVAVAKKWFNDPKMIKKFGY, from the coding sequence ATGGAAACAAAAACATGTTTTGTTGCAGTTATTGGCCGACCTAATTCAGGTAAATCTTCACTAATAAACTCGATTGTTCAATTTCCGGTTTCAATCGTTAGTCTAAAAGCTCAAACTACCAGAGATGCTATTAACGCAATTTATAATAAAGATAATCTTCAAATAGTTTTTGTTGACACCCCCGGTTTTCATAATAAAATTAATAATTTAAGTAATTCCCTGAATTTCGCGATAAACTCGACACTTGAGGGAATAGATCTTGTTCTTTTTTTGCACCCAGTTAACGAACCAATCGATGAAGACACACAAGCATTTGCTAAAAAACTTTCAGATATTAAAAACAAAATCGCAATAATTACTAAAACTGATATTGAAGATGACGAATTTAATTTCGAAAGTCAGTCACAAAAAATGAAGGAATTTGAATTTGAATTCGATAGCATTTTACCTTTTTCAACTAATTTTGATGATTTAAGAACCAATTTATTAGCCCAAATTGAAAAATATGCCTATCCCTCAAATCATTTTTTCAATAATTTAGATGTTACCGATCAAAGTTCACGTTTTTTTGCAAAAGAAATAATAAGAAAACAAATACTTTTGAATGTTGATGATGAAATTCCACACCAAACCGCTGTTGTCATTGACAATTTTGACGAATCAGAAAAAAATTGTATTCGAATTGATGCAACAATTTATGTTGGTAGAAAATCACACTTACCAATAATTATTGGTAAAGCTGGCGCGGTTCTTGGACAAATTGGTACTAACGCTCGCAAAGAACTCGAAGAGATTTTTGGTAAAAAAGTTGTTTTAAAAAACAGAGTAGCTGTTGCCAAAAAATGGTTTAACGACCCTAAAATGATTAAGAAATTTGGCTATTAA
- a CDS encoding dihydrolipoyl dehydrogenase, protein MGKFDIAIIGGGPGGYSLAIILAKNGKNVALFESNSLGGTCVNRGCIPTKTILKSAKIRQLMSNSHKYGFESTHTFNLEKIFENARNNSKKLQQAIKGALEGAGVSIFNQEAKLLSKNIIKADNNEIYADKIVLATGSSPRKIKIEGIENANVYTSDDLILDYHDFDELTIIGGGVIALEFASFYANFDKKITIIESNKQLFGNFDESIKDAVNSIIQRDKINIITNAKVLKYETDGLLIQQGETISKHKTQNILLAVGRIVNNDSFCELNLEKYDNGVLKVNEFFQTSEENIYAIGDLNAIMMLSTSAYKQGDVVAKHILHQKSDEKFVKSNVPFAIYTNPEISFVGKSEKELESAKIEFESAQIFAKNLPRAHANLDFEIGFVKINYEKNTYKILSATIFLEDSATLINQIALAISKDMTIFDLQNSAFTHPTLAESVYYISRNIAFSKKS, encoded by the coding sequence ATGGGAAAATTTGATATTGCAATAATTGGGGGTGGCCCAGGTGGATACTCTTTGGCAATTATTTTAGCTAAAAACGGCAAAAATGTCGCACTTTTTGAATCAAATTCTTTAGGCGGAACTTGTGTAAATAGGGGTTGCATCCCAACTAAAACAATTTTAAAATCTGCAAAAATAAGACAATTAATGTCTAATTCACATAAATACGGTTTTGAATCTACCCACACATTTAATTTAGAAAAAATCTTTGAAAATGCTCGCAATAATAGTAAAAAATTGCAACAAGCAATCAAAGGCGCCCTAGAAGGAGCTGGTGTTTCTATTTTTAACCAAGAAGCAAAATTACTTTCTAAAAACATAATTAAAGCTGACAACAACGAAATTTATGCCGACAAAATAGTTCTTGCAACCGGAAGCAGTCCAAGAAAAATAAAAATTGAAGGCATTGAAAATGCAAATGTTTATACTTCTGATGATTTAATTTTAGATTATCACGATTTTGATGAACTAACAATAATTGGTGGCGGAGTTATTGCTCTTGAGTTTGCTAGTTTCTATGCCAACTTTGACAAAAAAATAACTATAATTGAATCAAATAAACAATTATTTGGCAATTTTGATGAGTCAATAAAAGACGCTGTTAATTCAATTATCCAAAGAGATAAAATAAATATCATAACAAATGCGAAAGTTTTAAAATACGAAACTGATGGTCTACTTATTCAGCAAGGTGAAACTATTTCTAAACATAAAACTCAAAATATTTTACTTGCAGTTGGTAGAATTGTTAATAATGATTCATTTTGTGAGTTAAATTTAGAAAAATATGACAATGGTGTTTTAAAAGTAAACGAATTTTTTCAAACTTCAGAAGAAAACATTTATGCAATTGGTGATTTAAACGCAATTATGATGTTATCAACGAGTGCATATAAACAAGGAGATGTTGTTGCAAAACATATTTTGCACCAAAAATCTGATGAAAAATTTGTAAAATCCAACGTTCCGTTTGCAATTTATACAAATCCAGAAATTTCATTTGTTGGAAAAAGTGAAAAAGAGTTAGAAAGTGCAAAAATTGAATTTGAATCAGCGCAAATTTTTGCAAAAAATTTGCCAAGAGCCCATGCTAACTTAGATTTTGAAATTGGTTTTGTCAAAATTAATTATGAAAAAAACACTTACAAAATTCTATCAGCAACTATTTTCCTTGAAGATTCAGCAACTTTGATTAACCAAATTGCATTAGCAATAAGCAAAGATATGACAATTTTTGACCTTCAAAATTCAGCTTTTACCCACCCTACACTTGCTGAATCTGTATATTATATTTCAAGAAATATCGCCTTTAGTAAAAAATCCTAG